In a single window of the Drosophila miranda strain MSH22 chromosome XL, D.miranda_PacBio2.1, whole genome shotgun sequence genome:
- the LOC108165056 gene encoding probable cytochrome P450 308a1 isoform X2, giving the protein MPIACARTKIRRKVASGCRDCCRSFNPVRGACPKPLHYCTRRASRTFCNIGGYVPLSLQDWLCDLVRARSGANNFLHWLGDKQGEQGDLAGHATTLLLEGYETSAMLLAFALYELSRNEFAQRRVQTELEEVAQRHGGLLMGHAALAELRYAEAALLETLRLHPAMQALQKRCTKSFTLPPQRSDTDTAVGSPGSIEVALGTVLVLPVQAIHMDPNLYSDPLKFQPERFMDTSPMGCRFLGFGAGPRMCPGMRLGLAQTKAALVTLLRDYSFSLADQAQDPVQVSPLTFLTASKHGIWLQLQKR; this is encoded by the exons ATGCCCATTGCCTGTGCCAGGACGAAGATCAGGAGAAAGGTAGCCAGTGGCTGCAGAGACTGCTGCCGCTCTTTCAACCCAGTGCGTGGAGCCTGCCCGAAACCATTGCACTATTGCACTCGTCGCGCCTCGCGAACATTCTGCAACATCGGTGG CTACGTGCCTCTTTCGCTGCAGGACTGGCTTTGTGATCTGGTGCGAGCCAGGAGCGGAGCCAACAACTTTCTGCACTGGCTCGGGGACAAGCAGGGAGAACAAGGAGACCTGGCGGGACACGCCACCACCCTGCTGCTCGAGGGGTACGAGACGTCGGCCATGCTCCTCGCATTTGCCCTCTACGAATTGTCTCGCAACGAGTTCGCTCAGCGTCGTGTGCAGACGGAGCTGGAGGAGGTGGCACAGCGGCATGGCGGTCTTCTCATGGGGCACGCCGCTCTGGCGGAGCTGAGGTATGCGGAGGCTGCCCTCCTTGAGACACTGCGCCTGCACCCGGCCATGCAGGCACTCCAAAAGCGCTGCACCAAATCCTTTACCTTGCCACCACAGAGgtcggacacggacacggctGTTGGAAGTCCTGGCAGCATTGAGGTTGCCTTGGGTACGGTCTTGGTGCTCCCAGTCCAGgccatacatat GGACCCGAATCTCTATTCCGATCCGCTAAAGTTCCAGCCAGAGCGCTTTATGGACACGTCTCCGATGGGCTGCCGTTTCCTCGGCTTCGGGGCCGGACCTCGTATGTGCCCGGGTATGCGGCTGGGACTGGCCCAGACAAAGGCGGCACTGGTTACCCTGCTCCGGGACTACTCCTTCTCTCTCGCAGATCAAGCTCAAGATCCGGTTCAGGTCTCGCCGCTCACCTTTCTGACGGCCAGTAAGCACGGAATTTGGCTGCAGCTCCAAAAGCGCTAG
- the LOC108165056 gene encoding probable cytochrome P450 308a1 isoform X1 — MLLLLLLLLLLLLFFLGTLWRRLAWSNSHWRRRVVSGPQGCPLVGNMASFALGQRSYGEVYEQIYRQHPELRYVGFYRLFNEPAILVRDQRLVREVLVGNSFLNCADNAVNVDAQRDVLATCNPFIASGDRWRILRADLVPLFTPSRLRQTLPHAAAACQQLQEFVARRLTGKRFEAKALATRYTLQVIASAVFGLDAHCLCQDEDQEKGSQWLQRLLPLFQPSAWSLPETIALLHSSRLANILQHRYVPLSLQDWLCDLVRARSGANNFLHWLGDKQGEQGDLAGHATTLLLEGYETSAMLLAFALYELSRNEFAQRRVQTELEEVAQRHGGLLMGHAALAELRYAEAALLETLRLHPAMQALQKRCTKSFTLPPQRSDTDTAVGSPGSIEVALGTVLVLPVQAIHMDPNLYSDPLKFQPERFMDTSPMGCRFLGFGAGPRMCPGMRLGLAQTKAALVTLLRDYSFSLADQAQDPVQVSPLTFLTASKHGIWLQLQKR, encoded by the exons ATGCTGCTTCTTCTGCTACTCCTGTTACTGCTTCTGCTTTTCTTTTTGGGGACCCTGTGGCGACGACTGGCCTGGTCAAACAGCCACTGGCGACGCCGCGTAGTGTCCGGTCCCCAAGGCTGCCCGCTGGTGGGCAACATGGCCAGCTTTGCTCTGGGTCAGCGGTCATATGGCGAGGTCTACGAACAAATATACAG ACAGCATCCAGAACTGCGCTACGTGGGCTTCTATCGTCTGTTCAATGAGCCCGCCATACTGGTGCGGGACCAACGGCTGGTGCGCGAAGTCCTCGTTGGAAACAGCTTTCTGAACTGTGCCGACAACGCCGTTAATGTGGACGCCCAACGCGATGTCCTTGCCACCTGCAATCCGTTTATTGCCAGCGGCGATCGCTGGCGGATACTGCGCGCCGACCTGGTGCCCCTCTTCACTCCCAGCCGGTTGCGTCAGACGCTCCCCCACGCAGCTGCAGCTTGCCAGCAATTGCAGGAGTTTGTCGCAAGGCGTCTGACCGGCAAGCGTTTCGAGGCGAAGGCGCTGGCCACCCGGTACACGCTCCAGGTGATTGCCTCGGCCGTCTTTGGCCTGGATGCCCATTGCCTGTGCCAGGACGAAGATCAGGAGAAAGGTAGCCAGTGGCTGCAGAGACTGCTGCCGCTCTTTCAACCCAGTGCGTGGAGCCTGCCCGAAACCATTGCACTATTGCACTCGTCGCGCCTCGCGAACATTCTGCAACATCG CTACGTGCCTCTTTCGCTGCAGGACTGGCTTTGTGATCTGGTGCGAGCCAGGAGCGGAGCCAACAACTTTCTGCACTGGCTCGGGGACAAGCAGGGAGAACAAGGAGACCTGGCGGGACACGCCACCACCCTGCTGCTCGAGGGGTACGAGACGTCGGCCATGCTCCTCGCATTTGCCCTCTACGAATTGTCTCGCAACGAGTTCGCTCAGCGTCGTGTGCAGACGGAGCTGGAGGAGGTGGCACAGCGGCATGGCGGTCTTCTCATGGGGCACGCCGCTCTGGCGGAGCTGAGGTATGCGGAGGCTGCCCTCCTTGAGACACTGCGCCTGCACCCGGCCATGCAGGCACTCCAAAAGCGCTGCACCAAATCCTTTACCTTGCCACCACAGAGgtcggacacggacacggctGTTGGAAGTCCTGGCAGCATTGAGGTTGCCTTGGGTACGGTCTTGGTGCTCCCAGTCCAGgccatacatat GGACCCGAATCTCTATTCCGATCCGCTAAAGTTCCAGCCAGAGCGCTTTATGGACACGTCTCCGATGGGCTGCCGTTTCCTCGGCTTCGGGGCCGGACCTCGTATGTGCCCGGGTATGCGGCTGGGACTGGCCCAGACAAAGGCGGCACTGGTTACCCTGCTCCGGGACTACTCCTTCTCTCTCGCAGATCAAGCTCAAGATCCGGTTCAGGTCTCGCCGCTCACCTTTCTGACGGCCAGTAAGCACGGAATTTGGCTGCAGCTCCAAAAGCGCTAG